Proteins found in one Miscanthus floridulus cultivar M001 chromosome 4, ASM1932011v1, whole genome shotgun sequence genomic segment:
- the LOC136548763 gene encoding uncharacterized protein produces the protein MANANHCFLSLCLLILVLSATTAKAAAAAPAPHRRLQQTLPRFDDGDPRGPPIVPPTAASCWKSILASESCVDDVLQSLAARQVRISKACCSVLERIGDRCVAAAFSSFPFNPTYRHIVKNVCGLTA, from the coding sequence ATGGCCAACGCTAACCACTGCTTCCTTTCGCTGTGCCTTCTCATCCTCGTCCTCAGCGCCACGACAGCGAAGGCAGCGGCCGCGGCACCGGCACCGCACCGGCGgctccaacagacattgcctaGGTTCGACGACGGCGACCCCAGGGGACCACCGATTGTGCCGCCGACGGCGGCGTCCTGCTGGAAATCCATCCTGGCGTCGGAGAGCTGCGTGGACGACGTCCTCCAGTCGCTGGCCGCGCGTCAGGTGCGCATCAGCAAGGCCTGCTGCTCGGTGCTGGAGAGGATCGGCGACAGGTGCGTCGCCGCCGCCTTCTCCAGCTTCCCGTTCAACCCAACGTACCGGCACATCGTCAAGAACGTCTGCGGACTCACCGCGTGA